In Ailuropoda melanoleuca isolate Jingjing unplaced genomic scaffold, ASM200744v2 unplaced-scaffold7875, whole genome shotgun sequence, a single genomic region encodes these proteins:
- the LOC100470404 gene encoding olfactory receptor-like protein OLF4 yields MEPGNLTGVSEFLLLGFSEGPELQPLVFGLFLSMYLITVLGNLIIILAVGSDSHLHTPMYFFLTNLSFVDIGSTSTIIPKMLTNIQTQRKVITYEGCLSQIYFFILFAGLDVYLLTVMAYDRFVAICHPLHYTVIMNHWLCGLLALVSWVISILHSLLESLMVLQLSFCTEVEIPHFFCELNQMIQLACSNTFLNNMVMYFAIMLLAGGPFFGILYSYYKIVSFICGISSAQGKHKAFSTCASHLSVVSLFYCTSLGVYLSSAATQSSHASAVASVMYTVVTPMLNPFIYSLRNRDIKRALMRLCGMAALKGSIVQG; encoded by the coding sequence ATGGAGCCAGGGAACCTTACAGGAgtttcagaatttcttcttctgggattttcagagggaccagaactgcagcccctcgtatttgggcttttcctctccatgtacctgatcactgtgcTTGGAAACCTAATCATCATCCTGGCTGTcggctctgactcccacctccacacccccatgtacttcttcctcaccaacctgtcctttgtagacattGGTTCCACCTCTACAATTATCCCCAAGATGCTGACgaacatccagactcagagaAAAGTGATCACTTACGAAGGCTGCCTCAGCCAGATAtacttttttatactttttgcaGGATTAGATGTCTATCTCCTGACTGTGATGGCTtatgaccgctttgtggccatctgtcaccccctgcactacacggtCATCATGAACCACTGGCTCTGTGGACTGCTGGCTCTGGTGTCCTGGGTCATAAGCATCCTGCATTCCTTGTTAGAAAGTTTAATGGTGTTGCAGCTGTCCTTCTGTACAGAGGTGGAgatcccccactttttctgtgaactcaatcaGATGATTCAACTTGCCTGTTCTAACACATTTCTTAATAACATGGTGATGTATTTTGCAATTATGCTGCTGGCTGGTGGTCCCTTTTTTGGGATCCTTTACTCTTACTATAAGATAGTTTCCTTCATATGTGGGatctcatcagctcagggcaagcataaagcattttccacctgtgcatctcacctctcagttgtctccttattttattgtacaagcctaggagtgtaccttagctctgctgctacccagagctcccacgcaagtgccgtggcctcggtgatgtacacggtggtcacacccatgctgaaccccttcatctacagcctgagaaacagagacataaagagggCTCTGATGAGATTATGTGGGATGGCAGCTCTGAAAGGGTCAATTGTCCAGGGTTAA